Within the Dolichospermum compactum NIES-806 genome, the region TTCTACACTAACACAATTTTTAGCAGGATTTGTCTACTGGTTAAGAGTTTGTCAATTAAATTCATCAGGTTTTCGATATTTATCTTATAATTTTACAAGTTTTCAATGGCAATCATTAACCACATTCTGCATAAAAGAAGCATATTTAAGGATATTTGTCAAACTTATGGCGCAGCGATATGTGCGAGTTCAAAGTCAAGAAGGGAAAATTCACTATGGGTTGCTCCAGCTTACTCAGAATGTCGAGGTGCTAGATGCTCCACCTTGGTTGGATGGTCAACCTACGGATTTAATCCTGCCATCTAATTCTTACACAATTCTAGCACCCTGTGCGCCTTCAAAAATTGTGGGTGTAGGCAAGAATTATGCTGATCATGCCGCAGAAATGGGAACTCCTGTACCTGCTGAACCGCTAATTTTTTTCAAACCGCCTACGTCTGTGATTGCGTCGGAAAAAGCAATTAAGTATCCTCATCAGTCGCAAAAGGTAGACTATGAGGGAGAATTGGCTTTGGTGATTGGCGATCGCACCTGTGATTGTACCCCAGCCCAGGCCCAAAGTAAAATTTGGGGTTATACCATTGCCAATGATGTCACCGCCAGGGATTTACAAAAAAAAGATCCCCAATGGACTAGAGCCAAAGGTTTTGATACTTTTTGTCCTTTGGGTCCTTGGATTGTCCGAGAATTAAACCCAGGTGCGAGATTACAGACGTTTTTGAATGATCATCCCCACCCAGTCCAGTCTACTTGTATTGATCAAATGGTATTTTCCCCAGATTTTTTGGTGTCTTATATCAGTCAAGTCATGACCTTATTACCTGGAGATATAGTATTAACTGGTACACCGATGGGGGTAGGGGCTTTGCAAATAGGCGATCGCATCCGTGTGGAAATCGAAGGAATTGGTCGCCTAGAAAACACAGTTGTGGGACGTTAACGTACCTGCATATGCACTGCATCAGAAATTGTGGGAATTTCTGCATACTTACCCATCAGAGACTGGAATACAGAATAGACAACTGCGGCCAGTATACCTAAAAAGATGGTATTGGCCAGAGTTTCCATAGCAAAATCAGTGCCAGGAATCGAAGTCAAAATTCGCAGTAATACGGAACACAAAAATATAACAATATCTAAAAGAATTGCTTGCATTGTATTGAAACGAATGAAATGATTGATTTTTTCGTTTCTCACTACCAACATGAATAAGGCAAAGAACGCTATCAGTTGACCAATTTGCCCTAAACTTCCGTAAACTATTAGCACTGGTTGCAGTGGTATAAGCAGAAGCTTAAGTAGCGGAAACTGTCTAAACAAAAAACTACCAAAGCCTAGACTGTCAATCAAAGGCAGCAAATAAGGTAAACAAGCGAAAATTCTATCAGGGAAAGTTGTAGACCCGCGCCAAGACATTTTGTGTTCTCCTGTGGCTAAATTTCAACAGCTATTGAGCTTAGGATAACGCAGATGCTTGACCTTGCTGGTAAATCTATTCTATATTGGCGACGCGAAAGCCCATAACACACTCGTACTGATCTGGCTGTTGTTCTGTAAACTTATTAATTGCTTGACCACAGCGCAGTTTACCTCCACCCCAGCGAGGTTGTCCACTACCATTTGCTAGTAAACAAGACTGACAGACCTTTTCAGAGCTAAGGATTTGATTGTCCATGAGAATGACTAACATCTCAACCCCCTCTTTTCCTAAATAGAGCAATTAAAAAAATTGACAATAGAGAAAATTTGCCACAGTGGTATGCACTTGCGTGAAATACAGAATTGATAAAAAACGATATAATACCAAACCCTGGCGATTAGAAAGATGCCTCCGGCACGCTAACGCGAACGCGGAACTATACAAACCAAGTCCGCCTACGCGGACTCAGGAAAAATCAAGGGTTTTGCCTGTGTAGCCGTGACTTCCAGTCGCTAGGTGCAAAATGTGAGTCTCCCCTTGTTGCTATTGTATCTTGTATATTTAAGAGTTTTGTGAGTTTAGGTACAAAATAATACCTAAATTCCAACCACCACGTTGATTAAAGTCAACAATTCTTAGATAATGACCTTCCCCGTTCTCAAAGGTTTTCCGTCTTAATTCTTATAATAAACAAATTGCCTAATTTACAACTTTGGTAATAGGTTTAACCCCAATTTCAATTTTCATCAACTTTATCAGCATCATCAAAAATGACAAAAACTAACTCAGACCTACTAAAAAACTCCGATCCTGCCATTAATGAACTAATTAACCAAGAATTACAGCGCCAACGTGATCACCTAGAATTAATTGCCAGTGAAAACTTTACCTCCGCTGCCGTATTAGCTGCTCAAGGTTCAGTATTAACCAATAAATACGCCGAAGGCTTACCCGGTAAACGCTATTATGGTGGTTGCGAGTTTGTTGACAAAATTGAACAAATAGCGATTGACCGAGCTAAACAGCTATTTGGTGCGGCTCATGCCAATGTTCAACCCCATTCCGGCGCACAAGCTAATTTTGCCGTCTTCCTGACCCTGCTGCAACCAGGAGACACAATTATGGGTATGGACTTATCTCATGGCGGACACCTGACTCACGGTTCACCAGTGAATGTTTCTGGTAAATGGTTTCAAGTCCGTCATTATGGCGTAAGT harbors:
- a CDS encoding fumarylacetoacetate hydrolase family protein, which produces MAQRYVRVQSQEGKIHYGLLQLTQNVEVLDAPPWLDGQPTDLILPSNSYTILAPCAPSKIVGVGKNYADHAAEMGTPVPAEPLIFFKPPTSVIASEKAIKYPHQSQKVDYEGELALVIGDRTCDCTPAQAQSKIWGYTIANDVTARDLQKKDPQWTRAKGFDTFCPLGPWIVRELNPGARLQTFLNDHPHPVQSTCIDQMVFSPDFLVSYISQVMTLLPGDIVLTGTPMGVGALQIGDRIRVEIEGIGRLENTVVGR
- a CDS encoding Tic20 family protein, whose translation is MSWRGSTTFPDRIFACLPYLLPLIDSLGFGSFLFRQFPLLKLLLIPLQPVLIVYGSLGQIGQLIAFFALFMLVVRNEKINHFIRFNTMQAILLDIVIFLCSVLLRILTSIPGTDFAMETLANTIFLGILAAVVYSVFQSLMGKYAEIPTISDAVHMQVR